From Lathyrus oleraceus cultivar Zhongwan6 unplaced genomic scaffold, CAAS_Psat_ZW6_1.0 chrUn0382, whole genome shotgun sequence, one genomic window encodes:
- the LOC127114126 gene encoding defensin-like protein 183 → MANETSKSSFFFAVLVLVFAVNFIEIDGECTKLVGNCETSNCNAICNTYAKGVRVLNASCSALHLCTCTFDRPPPGGPTPPCDLVLGVCTNSCNYECCDKKCKASFPKTGSGTCIIAFERDLCMCSYNR, encoded by the exons ATGGCGAACGAAACATCAAAGTCTTCCTTTTTCTTTGCTGTATTGGTTTTAGTTTTTGCAG TTAATTTTATTGAGATAGATGGTGAATGCACGAAACTTGTGGGTAACTGTGAGACATCAAATTGTAATGCTATATGTAATACATATGCAAAAGGTGTTCGTGTTTTAAATGCATCGTGTTCAGCCTTACACTTATGCACGTGTACTTTCGATAGGCCACCACCAGGAGGACCAACACCTCCTTGCGATCTTGTGTTGGGAGTTTGCACTAATTCATGTAACTATGAATGTTGCGACAAAAAGTGTAAAGCTAGTTTTCCTAAAACGGGTAGTGGCACATGTATAATAGCCTTTGAACGGGATCTTTGTATGTGTTCCTATAACCGTTAA